A genomic window from Rhodococcus sp. KBS0724 includes:
- a CDS encoding YciI family protein → MKYMLLIYTAPGGDTESQCTFEDWQQYDKEMKDAGIWVSGDALADLTTTTTVRVSQSGEKTVTDGPFAETREILGGYDVIDVPDLDAALAWAARCPGARDGGSVEVRPLAGFGD, encoded by the coding sequence ATGAAGTACATGTTGCTCATCTATACCGCACCCGGCGGAGACACCGAATCCCAGTGCACGTTCGAGGACTGGCAGCAGTACGACAAGGAAATGAAGGATGCCGGCATCTGGGTGTCCGGCGATGCCCTAGCCGACCTGACCACCACGACGACGGTTCGGGTCTCGCAGTCCGGGGAAAAGACCGTCACTGACGGACCCTTCGCAGAAACCCGTGAGATCCTCGGCGGCTATGACGTCATCGACGTTCCTGATCTGGATGCGGCGCTCGCGTGGGCCGCGCGGTGCCCCGGCGCGCGCGACGGTGGCAGCGTCGAGGTGCGTCCTCTCGCCGGGTTCGGGGACTGA
- a CDS encoding TetR/AcrR family transcriptional regulator, producing the protein MSDSPDVVISPSKAAARIRAAAVDAFASAGYGGTTTRDIAARLDMSPAAMYPHYRSKEELLFAISYEGHTEALKVVESADRPREEPSVRLQELISTFASWQAGHHSLARVVQYELTALTPEHYRTVVALRRSTTRVFREVVDAGVQSGDFTIPDAEGVTLALMSLCVDVCRWFPAGNYTEPEDIGKLYGDLALRMVGAS; encoded by the coding sequence GTGAGCGATTCACCTGACGTGGTGATCAGCCCCTCCAAAGCTGCTGCCCGCATCCGTGCGGCCGCCGTCGACGCGTTTGCCTCCGCCGGGTACGGCGGCACCACCACCCGTGACATCGCCGCACGCCTCGACATGAGTCCGGCCGCGATGTACCCGCACTACCGCTCGAAAGAAGAGCTGCTGTTCGCGATCAGCTACGAAGGCCACACCGAAGCACTGAAGGTCGTCGAGAGCGCCGACCGGCCACGAGAAGAACCGTCCGTTCGCCTACAGGAGCTGATCAGCACCTTCGCCAGCTGGCAGGCCGGGCACCATTCACTCGCCCGCGTCGTCCAGTACGAACTCACCGCACTGACCCCCGAGCACTACCGAACCGTCGTCGCTCTGCGTCGAAGCACGACGCGAGTTTTCCGGGAGGTCGTCGACGCCGGCGTCCAATCGGGTGATTTCACGATCCCGGACGCGGAAGGTGTCACCCTTGCCTTGATGTCTCTGTGTGTCGACGTGTGCCGCTGGTTCCCGGCGGGCAACTACACGGAGCCGGAAGACATCGGAAAGCTTTACGGAGACTTGGCTTTACGCATGGTAGGAGCGAGCTAA
- a CDS encoding serine hydrolase, with translation MKNPNTRRTRRPLALVALASAAVFALAACTSGSDSAKTSESSTKLPATEAPATVTVPDTTVGKQITWLLDVVNTSTPLNQEEIAGHFGPGAPIVLVPSDFDSIRAGQPWTTVDYTGGDTDGTVSITSATGGSIDMNVVVDGSGLILGMAITPTPTPHIPAASWQELETAVKALPAPTNLTVTEVTGGKNAEVFSVGDTSAQPTGSTIKLYVLGAVATAVKNGTLSWDQKLTVTDDLKSMPGGTMQDLPAGTEVTVRETAGKMISISDNTATDMLIAALGSEQVEAEFVAMGMADPSLNIPFKPTRALFQLGWGDEGAQRIAWRDGTPDERRTILAALPTGLVDIPPTAFTTPAWPFDIDWFATPADLRAALVSLQAMAKTESGAPVRDILAEDPALSAESAQWFTYGGFKGGSSIGVLAGAWYLEHDDRAWVVTMQTHGEDAALVADPTLYFDPADDAMLLIRKDVTG, from the coding sequence ATGAAAAATCCGAACACCCGGAGGACACGTCGACCGCTCGCACTGGTCGCGCTTGCCTCGGCGGCAGTATTCGCGCTCGCCGCCTGCACCTCCGGATCTGATTCCGCGAAAACTTCGGAAAGCAGCACGAAGCTCCCCGCCACCGAGGCACCCGCAACGGTCACAGTTCCCGATACCACCGTCGGCAAACAGATCACGTGGCTTCTCGACGTGGTCAACACGAGCACGCCATTGAACCAGGAAGAGATCGCCGGGCACTTCGGTCCCGGTGCACCGATCGTGTTGGTGCCTTCGGACTTCGACTCGATTCGCGCCGGGCAACCCTGGACCACAGTCGATTACACGGGCGGCGACACCGACGGCACCGTTTCCATCACCAGCGCAACCGGCGGCTCGATCGACATGAACGTCGTCGTCGACGGCAGCGGACTGATCCTGGGGATGGCGATTACGCCGACACCGACGCCACACATACCGGCCGCGTCGTGGCAGGAACTTGAGACTGCCGTCAAAGCACTCCCGGCACCGACCAATCTGACCGTCACCGAGGTGACCGGAGGCAAGAACGCTGAAGTATTCAGCGTCGGTGACACGTCGGCGCAGCCCACGGGATCGACCATCAAGCTGTACGTCCTGGGCGCCGTTGCGACAGCGGTCAAGAACGGAACGCTCAGCTGGGATCAGAAGCTCACCGTCACCGACGACCTCAAGTCGATGCCCGGCGGCACCATGCAGGACCTGCCGGCAGGAACCGAAGTCACGGTCCGGGAAACTGCCGGCAAAATGATCTCGATCAGCGACAACACCGCCACCGACATGCTGATCGCCGCACTTGGGAGTGAACAGGTCGAGGCTGAATTCGTTGCGATGGGTATGGCGGATCCATCACTGAACATTCCATTCAAGCCGACCCGTGCACTGTTCCAACTCGGATGGGGCGACGAAGGCGCACAACGCATCGCCTGGCGCGACGGAACTCCCGATGAGCGACGCACGATACTCGCTGCGCTCCCGACCGGCCTGGTAGACATCCCGCCGACCGCGTTCACCACCCCGGCATGGCCGTTCGATATCGACTGGTTCGCCACTCCGGCCGACCTGCGTGCTGCGCTGGTCTCACTGCAAGCGATGGCGAAAACCGAAAGCGGTGCACCGGTGCGGGACATCCTCGCTGAGGATCCGGCACTGAGTGCCGAGTCCGCACAGTGGTTCACCTACGGCGGGTTCAAGGGCGGGAGTTCCATCGGAGTTCTTGCCGGGGCCTGGTACCTCGAACACGACGACCGCGCGTGGGTGGTCACGATGCAAACCCATGGCGAGGATGCCGCACTTGTCGCGGATCCGACGCTATATTTCGATCCGGCCGACGACGCGATGCTCCTCATCCGCAAGGACGTCACCGGCTGA
- a CDS encoding DMT family transporter — protein MTATLSVLFVACWSSGFIGAKLGAGSAEIPTVLMWRFLPLAVVLVPIAWLSARRRNMMPTPQTLGRQVVIGMLSQSGYLLSVYWAIDLGVNTGTTALIDGIQPLVAAALLGPVLGVAVPRMQWVGLAIGLGGVAMVTAADAGAGTAAPWWSYVIPFLGMLGLVASTFVEQRAPTSTPPLHALASHCSTSAIVFTALAVASGNAVPPSVNTFWIALLWLIVLSTFGGYGLYWLLLRRIGITSVNTLMFLIAPVTAVWGALMFGESFTPYTALGLAVGILAVVVVTGADNRRKKREERENACPVRAPITSRG, from the coding sequence GTGACGGCTACCTTGTCGGTTCTGTTCGTCGCGTGCTGGAGTTCGGGATTTATCGGAGCCAAACTCGGCGCAGGTAGTGCCGAGATCCCCACGGTGCTGATGTGGCGGTTTCTCCCGCTCGCTGTAGTGCTCGTCCCGATTGCCTGGTTGTCTGCCCGGCGCCGGAACATGATGCCGACGCCGCAGACTCTCGGCAGACAAGTGGTGATCGGGATGCTCTCCCAGAGTGGTTACCTGTTGTCGGTGTACTGGGCAATCGATCTTGGCGTGAACACCGGAACCACTGCGTTGATCGACGGTATTCAGCCGCTGGTGGCAGCCGCGCTGCTCGGTCCGGTCCTCGGTGTTGCCGTCCCACGGATGCAGTGGGTCGGGTTGGCGATCGGACTCGGTGGCGTCGCGATGGTTACCGCGGCCGACGCCGGAGCCGGAACAGCGGCGCCGTGGTGGTCGTACGTGATCCCGTTCCTGGGGATGCTCGGCCTGGTTGCATCGACCTTCGTCGAACAACGCGCTCCCACGTCCACGCCGCCACTGCACGCTCTGGCGAGCCACTGCTCAACCAGCGCAATAGTTTTCACGGCTTTAGCAGTAGCTTCCGGCAATGCCGTCCCGCCGAGTGTCAACACATTCTGGATCGCATTGCTCTGGTTGATCGTGCTGTCCACCTTCGGCGGTTACGGACTGTACTGGTTGTTGCTCCGACGCATCGGAATCACGTCCGTCAACACGTTGATGTTCCTGATCGCTCCCGTCACCGCGGTCTGGGGTGCGCTGATGTTCGGAGAATCCTTCACTCCGTACACCGCGCTCGGCTTGGCGGTGGGCATCCTCGCTGTCGTAGTGGTCACCGGCGCGGACAATCGTCGAAAGAAGCGGGAGGAGCGCGAAAATGCCTGTCCTGTCAGAGCCCCGATCACGTCGCGCGGATGA
- a CDS encoding TetR/AcrR family transcriptional regulator produces MAEEFVPVLTPKARRILESASKLFYEKGIHAVGVDAVALDAGVTKKTLYDRFGSKDGLVVEYLKDRDRRWRAFRDTKLASAGESRAEQVSAVFDASASWSKASGGKGCSMINAHAEFSDRSHPVFAVIAEQKQEMLDLFRRILSTKGHADESLVEAIMLLHEGALVADGIGIGTDPFGIGRDTALALLKNSG; encoded by the coding sequence ATGGCAGAGGAATTTGTACCCGTACTGACTCCGAAAGCGCGTCGCATCCTGGAGTCGGCGTCGAAGTTGTTCTACGAAAAGGGGATTCACGCCGTAGGGGTGGATGCCGTCGCACTGGACGCCGGGGTCACGAAGAAGACCCTGTACGACAGGTTCGGCTCGAAAGACGGTCTCGTCGTGGAGTATCTGAAGGACCGCGACCGGCGGTGGCGAGCCTTTCGGGATACGAAGCTCGCGTCCGCCGGCGAGAGCCGCGCCGAACAGGTGAGTGCGGTATTCGACGCTTCCGCCTCGTGGTCCAAGGCGAGCGGAGGCAAGGGGTGCAGCATGATCAACGCACACGCCGAGTTCAGTGATCGTTCGCATCCGGTGTTCGCGGTTATCGCCGAACAGAAGCAGGAGATGCTGGACCTTTTCCGACGGATCCTGTCGACGAAAGGGCACGCCGACGAAAGCCTCGTCGAGGCGATCATGCTGCTACACGAAGGGGCCCTCGTCGCAGACGGAATCGGCATCGGCACCGACCCCTTCGGTATCGGCCGGGACACGGCGCTCGCATTACTGAAGAACTCCGGGTAA
- a CDS encoding phage holin family protein — protein MRLLFQLISQCVLGAIALIVVHFALPGVSLSVNGFLAAIGVFTLAHMILGPFVLSVAMHYAAPLAGGVGLVATLLALWVASMVHDGIAISGVASWILAPIIVWVITALGGWIFMALVIDKWIKRRNAEKLVRSVQKA, from the coding sequence ATGCGTCTGCTATTTCAGCTCATTTCGCAATGCGTACTCGGCGCGATCGCGCTGATCGTCGTGCATTTCGCTCTACCCGGGGTCAGTCTGAGCGTGAACGGCTTCTTGGCCGCTATCGGCGTATTCACCCTCGCCCACATGATTCTCGGCCCATTCGTGCTCAGCGTGGCAATGCACTACGCGGCTCCGCTCGCGGGCGGTGTCGGCCTCGTCGCCACGCTGCTCGCGCTCTGGGTCGCATCCATGGTTCACGATGGCATTGCGATCAGCGGCGTCGCGTCCTGGATCCTCGCACCGATCATCGTGTGGGTGATCACCGCATTGGGAGGGTGGATCTTCATGGCGCTTGTCATCGACAAGTGGATCAAGAGGCGCAATGCCGAAAAGCTCGTGCGCAGTGTGCAGAAGGCATGA
- a CDS encoding TetR/AcrR family transcriptional regulator, translated as MTNEPAMPESWRHYEDLGLSKPLAAALEAFVEQGYHGASIRDIAARAGLSVPGLYHHYPSKQALLVGLTTVVMGELLERSRAAEIEAGPDPSDRFDAVIESLLRFHMFRREQSFIASSELRSMEPDGRASYIAQRDEQQKQVDRIILDGVRAGEFDAEYPVDASRAVVTMCVAVANWYRPDGELSPDELVERYLGIARCTVGAKRVGR; from the coding sequence ATGACAAACGAGCCTGCTATGCCCGAATCCTGGCGACACTACGAAGACCTGGGTCTGTCCAAGCCTCTCGCGGCGGCGTTGGAAGCGTTTGTCGAGCAGGGGTACCACGGGGCCTCGATTCGCGACATTGCAGCGCGAGCGGGACTCTCAGTGCCGGGCCTCTACCATCACTATCCGTCGAAGCAGGCCTTGCTCGTCGGTTTGACCACGGTGGTGATGGGCGAGTTGCTCGAACGAAGTCGCGCCGCCGAGATCGAAGCCGGTCCAGATCCGTCGGATCGCTTCGATGCGGTGATCGAATCATTGTTGCGATTCCACATGTTTCGACGTGAGCAGTCGTTCATCGCGTCTTCCGAGCTTCGGAGTATGGAACCGGATGGGCGGGCAAGCTATATCGCTCAGCGCGACGAACAGCAGAAGCAGGTCGACCGAATCATTCTCGACGGAGTTCGGGCAGGTGAGTTCGACGCCGAGTATCCGGTGGACGCGAGTCGCGCTGTGGTGACGATGTGTGTGGCGGTCGCGAATTGGTACCGACCGGATGGTGAATTGTCGCCGGACGAGTTGGTGGAGCGGTATTTGGGGATAGCGAGGTGCACGGTGGGGGCGAAGCGGGTGGGGAGGTAG
- a CDS encoding acyl-CoA dehydrogenase family protein, with the protein MRRTLYGPDHEAFRESAREFVNRNILPVAEKLIDQRFIDREIWLEAGRNGFLGLEVPEAYGGSEAGDYRFNAVLAEELSRASAAVASSFGIHADVVAPYLVQLTTEEQKQRWLPKFCTGEMLTAIGMTEPSGGSDLASLKTTAVKDGDDWIINGSKTFITNGYNADLVIVAARTSPEKKSKGITLFAVETGMEGFERGRKLDKVGQHESDTAELFFENVRVPANNIIGEIDRGFIHMMEMLPQERVGAAVSNIAHAAPILEETIQYAKDRKAFGQPIGSLQWNKFLLADLVTRVEVTQAYVDNCVAAHAAGELTAIDAAKAKWWTAQVQNEVLDHCVQLHGGYGYMTEYRAARAWMDARVTKIWAGSNEIMKELIGRDLGL; encoded by the coding sequence ATGCGTCGCACTCTGTACGGACCCGATCACGAGGCGTTTCGCGAATCTGCTCGCGAATTCGTCAACCGGAACATCCTTCCGGTCGCAGAGAAGCTGATCGACCAGCGCTTCATCGACCGCGAGATCTGGCTCGAAGCGGGACGCAACGGATTCCTCGGCCTCGAGGTCCCGGAGGCGTACGGCGGAAGCGAAGCCGGCGACTATCGCTTCAATGCGGTTCTGGCAGAGGAGCTCTCGCGTGCGAGTGCAGCTGTTGCTTCGAGCTTCGGTATCCATGCCGACGTTGTTGCTCCCTACCTCGTTCAGCTCACCACAGAGGAGCAGAAGCAGCGTTGGCTGCCTAAGTTCTGCACCGGTGAAATGCTGACCGCAATCGGTATGACCGAGCCTTCCGGTGGATCCGACCTCGCCTCACTCAAGACCACTGCGGTCAAGGACGGCGACGACTGGATCATCAACGGCTCCAAGACCTTCATCACGAACGGCTACAACGCCGATCTCGTGATTGTCGCTGCCCGCACCAGTCCCGAGAAGAAGTCCAAGGGCATTACCCTCTTCGCCGTCGAAACCGGCATGGAAGGTTTCGAGCGCGGACGCAAACTCGACAAGGTCGGCCAGCACGAATCCGACACCGCTGAACTGTTTTTCGAGAACGTCCGCGTTCCTGCGAACAACATCATCGGCGAGATCGACCGCGGCTTCATCCACATGATGGAAATGCTGCCGCAGGAACGCGTCGGCGCTGCTGTGTCCAACATTGCGCACGCCGCCCCGATTCTCGAAGAGACCATTCAATATGCCAAGGATCGCAAGGCTTTTGGTCAGCCCATCGGATCGCTGCAGTGGAACAAGTTCCTTCTCGCAGATCTGGTTACCCGCGTCGAGGTCACCCAGGCTTACGTCGACAACTGCGTCGCAGCGCATGCCGCCGGTGAACTGACCGCCATCGACGCAGCCAAGGCCAAGTGGTGGACCGCGCAGGTCCAGAACGAGGTCCTCGACCACTGCGTTCAGTTGCACGGTGGCTACGGCTACATGACCGAGTACCGCGCCGCCCGCGCGTGGATGGACGCCCGCGTCACCAAGATCTGGGCCGGATCCAACGAAATCATGAAGGAACTCATCGGCCGCGACCTCGGCCTGTAG
- a CDS encoding DUF309 domain-containing protein, with protein MSERDRDVGGKPLNARPRDGLGRPLPRDATDGVPRIPDDVRLPPDESITEAQRLLDHGMPFHAHEILEGTWKNAPAEERDLWQGLAQLAVGLTHLLRGNTTGAVSLLTQGHDRIRHYEIESPHDLDIAGLLTWSEHLIAEIERPGDFPAPPIPRLRIP; from the coding sequence ATGTCCGAACGCGACCGCGATGTCGGCGGAAAGCCACTCAACGCACGCCCACGCGACGGTCTCGGGCGCCCACTGCCTCGCGACGCGACGGACGGCGTCCCGCGTATTCCGGACGACGTGCGGCTGCCGCCGGACGAGTCGATCACCGAGGCACAACGCCTGCTCGATCACGGCATGCCCTTCCATGCACACGAGATCCTCGAAGGAACCTGGAAGAACGCTCCAGCCGAGGAGCGCGACCTGTGGCAGGGACTGGCTCAACTGGCCGTCGGACTCACACACTTGCTGCGCGGAAACACCACCGGCGCGGTGTCGCTGCTGACCCAGGGACACGATCGAATCAGGCACTACGAGATCGAAAGTCCCCACGACCTCGACATTGCAGGTTTACTGACATGGTCCGAGCATCTGATTGCCGAGATCGAGCGTCCCGGTGATTTCCCCGCCCCTCCGATTCCGAGGTTGAGAATTCCCTGA
- a CDS encoding SRPBCC family protein: protein MIHVRHSAVAAVPVDVAFAYIDDYRNVLNWMYGVSEFYPDGEFDQGLGATFDAAIQIGPSTVRSKLEITEWEKDRIITLSSLGDVANSSTWEFTRIDDTKTELAVDFAYKLPDGLTGKALGLVVGPFVENAVRNSEETLRRNLEVEFARGTR from the coding sequence ATGATCCACGTTCGCCATTCCGCGGTTGCCGCCGTACCCGTTGACGTCGCGTTTGCCTACATAGACGACTACCGGAATGTCCTGAACTGGATGTATGGCGTATCCGAGTTCTACCCAGACGGAGAGTTCGATCAAGGTTTGGGAGCCACGTTCGACGCTGCCATCCAAATTGGTCCGAGCACCGTGCGCTCGAAGCTCGAAATCACCGAGTGGGAGAAAGACCGCATCATCACGCTGTCGTCACTCGGAGACGTCGCCAACTCGTCTACCTGGGAATTCACGCGGATAGATGACACAAAAACCGAGTTGGCGGTCGATTTTGCCTACAAGCTCCCCGACGGTCTGACGGGTAAAGCGCTGGGCCTCGTAGTGGGGCCGTTCGTCGAAAACGCGGTCCGCAACAGCGAGGAAACCCTGCGCCGGAATCTCGAAGTGGAGTTTGCCCGCGGAACCCGCTGA
- a CDS encoding TetR/AcrR family transcriptional regulator, with protein sequence MAATELLRDLPVTARGVRTRASLVAAARTVFERAGYLDARLTDITKEANCSTGTFYTYFDNKEQIFAAVLEVAQEDMLHPGMGRVRDADNPYAVLESSNRAYLTAFQRNAKLMGLLEQVSQIDPAFAKLRRDRGATFITRNAKAIERLQAEGKADTSLDPLLASRALSSMVSRFAYSVFVAEEPGADGKPVPFEDVVQTATQIWANALRLQR encoded by the coding sequence ATGGCCGCGACGGAGCTTCTACGTGACCTCCCGGTGACGGCGCGCGGGGTTCGGACCAGGGCTTCTCTGGTTGCAGCGGCTCGGACTGTGTTCGAACGCGCCGGGTATCTCGACGCCCGGTTGACCGACATCACGAAGGAAGCGAACTGCTCCACGGGCACGTTCTACACGTACTTCGACAACAAAGAGCAGATCTTTGCCGCTGTCCTCGAAGTTGCACAGGAAGACATGCTGCATCCCGGCATGGGTCGTGTCCGCGACGCAGACAACCCTTACGCGGTGCTCGAGTCGAGTAACCGCGCGTACCTGACGGCGTTCCAGCGCAACGCAAAATTGATGGGTCTGCTCGAACAGGTGTCGCAGATCGATCCGGCCTTCGCGAAACTACGACGCGACCGCGGCGCAACCTTCATCACCCGCAATGCAAAAGCCATCGAGCGCTTGCAAGCGGAAGGGAAGGCCGACACGTCACTGGATCCGTTGTTGGCTTCGCGGGCACTCTCATCGATGGTGAGTCGGTTTGCCTACAGCGTGTTCGTCGCCGAGGAACCAGGCGCCGACGGCAAGCCCGTGCCATTCGAGGACGTAGTCCAGACCGCTACCCAGATTTGGGCCAACGCGCTCCGGTTGCAGCGATAG
- a CDS encoding RNA polymerase sigma factor: MDEQAENSVEAENSIESVFREERGRLLASLVRRFGDLDLAEEVTSEAVEAALVHWPVDGVPAKPGAWLLTTARRKAVDRLRRDQVYAARLAVMQVDADRADPAPPVVDGELPDERLQLFFTCSHPALAEDDRIALTLRCLGGLTTPEVARAFLVPSATMAQRIVRAKKKIRQARIPFRTPSAEELPERLPGVLQVIYSVFTEGYAASSGPDLQRIDLAVEAIRLARILRGLLPEQREIAGLLALMLLVHARREARTDASGGIVLLEDQDRARWDRPMIEEGSDLVVIALTGGAPGPYGVQAAIAALHDEAEDMESTDWPQICALYGVLLTLTPSPVVAVNRAVALAMRDGEEAGLTALEELSTEPKLADYHPYHLARGELLARLGRTAEAVSAYQRALKLVGTQPEQAFLERRIGELMD, translated from the coding sequence GTGGACGAGCAGGCCGAGAACTCCGTCGAGGCCGAGAACTCCATCGAGTCAGTGTTCCGCGAGGAACGTGGACGACTCTTGGCCTCGCTCGTCCGCCGTTTCGGTGACCTGGATCTTGCCGAGGAAGTCACCTCCGAAGCCGTCGAGGCTGCGTTGGTGCATTGGCCGGTGGACGGCGTACCAGCCAAACCCGGTGCGTGGCTGCTGACCACAGCGCGTCGTAAAGCCGTCGACAGGCTTCGGCGCGATCAGGTCTATGCGGCTCGTTTGGCTGTGATGCAGGTGGACGCCGATCGAGCCGACCCGGCGCCCCCAGTGGTCGACGGAGAACTTCCCGACGAGCGGTTGCAGCTGTTCTTCACCTGCTCGCACCCAGCGCTCGCCGAGGACGACCGAATCGCACTCACCTTGCGTTGCCTGGGCGGATTGACGACGCCCGAGGTCGCTCGCGCTTTCCTCGTGCCTTCCGCGACGATGGCGCAGCGGATCGTGCGCGCGAAGAAGAAGATCCGTCAGGCTCGGATTCCCTTCCGAACTCCCAGCGCCGAAGAACTTCCGGAGCGCCTTCCTGGTGTTCTGCAGGTGATCTATTCGGTGTTCACCGAGGGCTATGCCGCCAGTTCGGGTCCGGATCTGCAACGTATCGACTTGGCGGTAGAGGCAATCAGGCTGGCGAGGATCCTGCGCGGGTTGCTTCCCGAACAGCGCGAGATCGCCGGGTTGCTTGCGCTGATGCTTCTCGTCCATGCGCGTCGAGAGGCCCGTACCGACGCCAGTGGCGGGATCGTGCTCCTCGAAGATCAGGATCGCGCGCGCTGGGATCGGCCGATGATCGAGGAAGGCAGCGACCTCGTTGTGATTGCGTTGACCGGGGGAGCGCCGGGGCCGTACGGGGTGCAGGCCGCTATCGCCGCACTGCACGACGAGGCAGAAGATATGGAGAGCACCGACTGGCCGCAGATCTGTGCGCTCTACGGAGTGCTGCTCACACTGACTCCTTCGCCTGTCGTCGCCGTCAATCGGGCAGTGGCGCTGGCGATGCGCGACGGCGAAGAAGCCGGGCTGACTGCGCTGGAGGAACTTTCGACGGAGCCCAAACTTGCCGACTACCATCCGTATCACCTCGCGCGTGGTGAACTTCTGGCGCGACTCGGCCGAACCGCAGAAGCAGTGTCTGCGTACCAGCGTGCTCTGAAACTGGTTGGTACGCAGCCGGAACAGGCGTTTCTCGAGCGGCGGATCGGCGAGCTGATGGACTAG
- a CDS encoding tyrosine-protein phosphatase, which translates to MPTHSLDRRVLLETAPNFRDLGGIPVAGGTVRPGALYRSATLAKLAGDDVAAVAGLDVRTVYDLRTAAERDGALDNLPASTRTVWLDVLADNAQNAAATGLLMTDPAAYAETISDGRGIAQMEEANRNFVSLPSALDAYRTFYLDLIDEKRTGAALFHCTTGKDRTGWAATSFLLLLGADEADVRDDYLQTNTDLAPMTEPILAFAAGKGVDAELLRPLLGVRDSYFDAALDEMRTHFGTVEDYAINGLKLTAEQLTMLRERFTSRSSFIRAT; encoded by the coding sequence ATGCCAACTCACTCGCTCGATCGTCGCGTTCTTCTCGAGACTGCCCCGAACTTCCGTGACCTCGGCGGAATTCCCGTTGCCGGTGGCACCGTCCGTCCAGGCGCGCTCTACCGATCGGCGACGCTCGCGAAACTCGCCGGCGACGACGTTGCCGCGGTCGCCGGCTTGGACGTCCGGACTGTGTATGACCTGAGGACAGCCGCGGAGCGCGACGGCGCACTCGATAATCTCCCCGCCTCGACCCGGACGGTCTGGCTCGACGTTCTCGCCGACAATGCCCAGAATGCCGCTGCCACCGGACTACTCATGACGGACCCGGCCGCGTACGCCGAGACCATCAGCGACGGGCGTGGGATCGCGCAGATGGAGGAAGCGAACCGCAACTTCGTGAGCCTGCCCTCCGCTCTCGACGCCTACCGCACGTTCTACCTCGACCTCATAGACGAAAAACGCACCGGGGCAGCCCTTTTCCACTGCACCACCGGCAAGGATCGCACGGGGTGGGCCGCAACCTCCTTCCTGCTCCTCCTCGGCGCCGACGAAGCCGACGTCCGCGACGACTACCTGCAGACGAATACCGATCTGGCACCCATGACGGAACCGATACTCGCCTTCGCCGCCGGCAAAGGCGTTGACGCAGAACTGCTCCGGCCCCTACTCGGAGTCCGTGACAGCTACTTCGACGCCGCCCTCGACGAGATGCGCACACACTTCGGCACCGTCGAGGACTACGCGATCAACGGGCTCAAGCTCACCGCGGAGCAACTCACCATGCTCCGCGAGCGGTTCACATCCCGATCGAGCTTCATCCGCGCGACGTGA
- a CDS encoding SDR family NAD(P)-dependent oxidoreductase: protein MSVLDKFSLTDRVVIVTGASSGLGVAFAKAAAEAGADVVLAARRVDKLEDTAKLVRDAGREALCVATDIVDPAQAQNMVDAAMEKFGRVDVLVNNAGVGTAVPATRETPDEFRSVIDINLNGSYWAAQACGRVMLPGSSIVNISSILGLTTAGLPQAAYAASKAGIVGLTRDLAQQWGTRKGIRVNAIAPGFFKSEMTDQYNDGYLDAMAPRLILGRMGDPEELAATMVWLASPAGGYVTGQTIAVDGGITIT from the coding sequence ATGTCTGTTCTCGACAAGTTCTCCCTGACAGATCGAGTTGTCATCGTGACCGGTGCGTCGTCGGGCCTCGGGGTGGCATTTGCGAAAGCCGCAGCCGAAGCGGGAGCCGACGTCGTGCTGGCGGCCAGGCGCGTCGACAAGCTTGAAGACACCGCCAAGCTCGTGCGTGATGCGGGTCGTGAAGCGTTGTGCGTGGCTACCGACATCGTCGATCCGGCGCAGGCCCAGAACATGGTCGACGCGGCGATGGAGAAGTTCGGTCGCGTGGACGTTCTCGTCAACAATGCGGGCGTCGGAACCGCGGTTCCGGCAACCCGCGAAACTCCGGACGAGTTTCGTTCCGTCATCGACATCAATCTCAACGGTTCGTACTGGGCGGCGCAGGCGTGTGGCCGCGTGATGCTGCCGGGCAGTTCCATCGTCAATATCTCCAGCATCCTCGGGTTGACCACGGCCGGACTGCCGCAGGCCGCCTACGCAGCCAGCAAGGCCGGCATCGTCGGCTTGACCCGCGACCTGGCTCAGCAGTGGGGAACCCGCAAGGGCATCCGCGTCAACGCCATCGCGCCGGGATTCTTCAAGTCGGAAATGACCGACCAATACAACGACGGCTACTTGGATGCGATGGCTCCGCGCCTGATCCTCGGCCGAATGGGCGATCCGGAAGAACTTGCGGCAACCATGGTGTGGCTGGCCTCCCCGGCGGGTGGATATGTCACCGGCCAGACCATTGCCGTCGACGGAGGAATCACCATCACCTGA